One stretch of Euphorbia lathyris chromosome 7, ddEupLath1.1, whole genome shotgun sequence DNA includes these proteins:
- the LOC136235990 gene encoding probable serine/threonine-protein kinase PIX13 has protein sequence MAGISQTTASSRSSKTGTSQGSNISGNSLFSEGSGDDHSPFPNGQILPTPNLRIFSFVELRAATRNFRFDNVLGEGGFGKVFKGWLDDKTTGKPGTGTGTVIVKKLNSESLQGFEEWQSEINFLGRLSHPNLVRLIGYCCEEKELLLVYEFMQKGSLENHLFGRGSTVQPLPWETRIKVAIGAARGLAFLHTSDKQVIYRDFKASNILLDGSYTAKVSDFGLAKLGPSESLSHVTTRVMGTYGYAAPEYVATGKYMAVLVHI, from the exons GAATATCTCAAACAACAGCATCTTCAAGAAGCAGCAAAACAGGAACTTCTCAGGGTAGCAACATCTCTGGAAACAGCCTTTTTTCCGAGGGAAGTGGGGATGATCACTCTCCCTTTCCAAATGGCCAGATCTTACCCACTCCCAACTTGAGAATTTTCTCCTTTGTAGAACTCAGAGCTGCCACCAGGAATTTCAGGTTTGATAATGTGCTTGGCGAGGGAGGTTTCGGTAAAGTCTTCAAGGGTTGGCTCGATGACAAGACCACTGGAAAGCCTGGAACTGGAACTGGAACTGTAATTGTTAAGAAGTTAAATTCTGAGAGCTTGCAAGGCTTTGAAGAATGGCAG TCGGAGATCAATTTCCTGGGAAGGCTTTCTCATCCGAACCTTGTAAGGCTGATAGGATACTGTTGCGAGGAAAAGGAGCTTCTCCTTGTTTATGAATTCATGCAAAAGGGAAGTTTGGAAAACCATCTATTTGGAA GGGGTTCAACCGTTCAGCCACTTCCATGGGAAACACGGATCAAAGTTGCTATAGGAGCAGCCCGAGGCCTGGCTTTCTTACACACATCAGACAAGCAAGTTATTTATAGAGATTTTAAGGCCTCAAACATACTTCTTGATGGG TCATACACAGCAAAAGTTTCAGATTTTGGTTTGGCGAAATTGGGTCCTTCAGAGAGTCTATCTCATGTAACAACAAGGGTGATGGGAACATACGGCTATGCTGCCCCGGAGTATGTGGCGACAGGTAAATATATGGCAGTCCTAGTGCATATCTGA